A genomic window from Streptomyces broussonetiae includes:
- a CDS encoding GbsR/MarR family transcriptional regulator — protein MTESSTPGTERDPESVSRFVERFAAQLVEAGMPRMASRVFAALLASDDGTLTSAELGEQLRISPAAVSGAVRYLAQVHMVSREREPGSRRERYRVHSNQWYEALTSRETIIKRWEDALREGVTSLGAGTPAGRRLAETLDFFEFVEKDVAQMMERWAAYRERKYGR, from the coding sequence ATGACGGAGTCGAGTACGCCGGGTACGGAGCGGGACCCCGAGTCGGTCTCGCGGTTCGTGGAACGCTTTGCGGCGCAGTTGGTCGAGGCGGGCATGCCGCGCATGGCGTCCCGGGTCTTCGCCGCGCTGCTCGCCTCCGACGACGGCACCCTGACCTCCGCCGAACTGGGCGAACAGCTGAGGATCAGCCCCGCGGCCGTCTCCGGCGCGGTGCGCTACCTCGCCCAGGTCCACATGGTCTCCCGGGAGCGCGAGCCCGGCTCGCGCCGGGAGCGGTACCGGGTGCACAGCAACCAGTGGTACGAGGCCCTCACCAGTCGCGAGACCATCATCAAGCGCTGGGAGGACGCCCTGCGCGAGGGCGTCACCAGCCTCGGCGCCGGCACCCCCGCGGGGCGCCGGCTCGCCGAGACGCTGGACTTCTTCGAGTTCGTGGAGAAGGACGTGGCGCAGATGATGGAGCGGTGGGCGGCGTACCGGGAGCGTAAGTACGGGCGCTGA
- a CDS encoding ABC transporter ATP-binding protein: MTKAITVSGLHKSFGRTRALDGLDLDVEAGEVHGFLGPNGAGKSTAIRVLLGLLRADAGAAQVLGHDPWRDAVEVHRRIAYVPGDVTLWRNLSGGEVIDLYGRLRGGLDRARRAELIERFELDPTKKGRTYSKGNRQKVALVAAFASDVDLLILDEPTSGLDPLMEEVFRRCVEQERDRGRTVLLSSHILGEVEELCDRVSIIRKGRTVESGSLADLRHLTRTSVSAELVGPPNGLARLPGVHDLDIQGHRVRLQVDTDRLDAVLRSLSASGVRSLTSTPPTLEELFLRHYQDQPAEITEVPA; encoded by the coding sequence ATGACCAAGGCAATCACGGTCTCCGGGCTCCACAAGTCCTTCGGCCGTACCCGCGCGCTGGACGGTCTCGACCTGGACGTCGAGGCCGGTGAGGTGCACGGCTTCCTCGGCCCCAACGGCGCCGGGAAGTCGACCGCCATCCGCGTCCTGCTCGGACTCCTGCGCGCCGACGCGGGCGCCGCACAGGTGCTGGGCCACGACCCGTGGCGGGACGCCGTCGAGGTGCACCGCCGTATCGCCTACGTCCCCGGCGACGTGACCCTGTGGCGCAATCTCTCCGGCGGCGAGGTCATCGACCTCTACGGCCGGCTGCGCGGGGGCCTGGACCGGGCGCGGCGCGCCGAACTGATCGAGCGCTTCGAGCTGGACCCCACCAAGAAGGGCCGCACCTACTCCAAGGGCAACCGGCAGAAGGTCGCCCTCGTCGCCGCGTTCGCCTCCGACGTCGACCTGCTGATCCTGGACGAGCCGACCTCGGGCCTGGACCCGCTGATGGAGGAGGTCTTCCGGCGCTGTGTGGAGCAGGAGCGCGACCGGGGCCGTACGGTCCTGCTGTCGTCGCACATCCTCGGCGAGGTCGAGGAACTCTGCGACCGGGTCAGCATCATCCGCAAGGGCCGGACCGTGGAGAGCGGCTCGCTCGCCGACCTGCGCCACCTCACCCGCACCAGCGTCAGCGCCGAACTCGTGGGCCCGCCGAACGGACTGGCCCGGCTTCCGGGCGTGCACGACCTCGACATCCAGGGCCACCGGGTCCGGCTCCAGGTCGACACCGACCGGCTCGACGCCGTACTGCGCTCGTTGAGCGCCTCCGGAGTGCGTTCGCTGACGTCGACACCGCCGACGCTGGAGGAGCTGTTCCTGCGGCACTACCAGGACCAGCCCGCCGAGATCACCGAGGTGCCGGCATGA